A window of the Cryptosporidium parvum Iowa II chromosome 7, whole genome shotgun sequence genome harbors these coding sequences:
- a CDS encoding hedgehog-type HINT domain protein, possible animal horizontal transfer, signal peptide → MKVNNIKIICFLWLTILVELFWFNKESRKNVDLFHSNLSFIRVRTKSIFDTFSGMSAGGTGFRSGWGNVISNAISLAFPSSCVGQLINIGYLSNELDEDDYPYNPNCGAQSQSNNLCFPGNSLVITRERGEIKLEDLRIGEYVLIRDLNTMKFKYSKVEIMLHKDKNIYLDDEWIQVEYLGMEKPLVLSPNHLIFIQYLGEKPHEGNCYYPSQIEKAIGIEVTPQLEKKKKLTSIQAKDIRVGDSVIIYSKERVGWVTQVSIISNVNSNQKNYEYVGRYAPLTTDGYLIVNGVLVSSYSKPFPWPMELLNPSHNLIDLLARPIVNIEIHFKQIFDYTRNGVVKILRYISNISSKYTFDQSIALSLEIIRAISLFVK, encoded by the coding sequence ATGaaagttaataatataaaaattatttgctTTCTCTGGTTAACTATACTTGTTGAATTATTCTggtttaataaagaatctCGCAAAAATGTGGatttatttcattcaaatCTAAGTTTTATTCGAGTTAGAACCAAATCGATATTTGATACATTTTCAGGAATGTCAGCAGGAGGAACCGGATTTAGGTCTGGGTGGGGGAATGTTATTTCAAATGCCATTTCATTAGCATTTCCCTCTTCCTGTGTAGGCCAACTGATAAATATTGGTTACTTGTCTAATGAACTTGATGAGGATGATTATCCTTATAATCCAAATTGTGGGGCTCAGAGtcaatcaaataatttgtgTTTCCCAGGAAATAGCTTAGTAATCACTAGAGAAAGGGGAGAAATAAAGTTGGAAGATTTAAGAATTGGAGAGTATGTTTTAATTAGAGATCTTAACACAATGAAATTTAAGTACAGCAAAGTTGAAATAATGTTAcataaagataaaaatatatacttGGATGATGAATGGATTCAAGTAGAATATTTAGGGATGGAGAAACCTCTGGTTCTTTCTCCGAATCATCTAATATTCATACAATACCTTGGAGAAAAACCACACGAAGGAAATTGTTATTATCCTAGTCAAATTGAAAAAGCTATTGGAATTGAAGTCACTCCTCAActtgagaaaaaaaagaaacttACTTCAATCCAAGCAAAGGATATTAGGGTTGGTGACTCAGTAATTATCTATTCAAAAGAGCGAGTTGGGTGGGTAACACAAGTCTCGATAATTTCTAATGTAAACAgcaatcaaaaaaattacgAGTATGTGGGAAGGTATGCTCCATTAACAACAGATGGCTACTTAATTGTAAATGGGGTTTTAGTTTCAAGCTATAGCAAGCCTTTCCCTTGGCCAATGGAATTATTGAATCCTAGTCATAATCTTATAGATCTACTCGCAAGACCTATTGTTAATATAGAAATCCACttcaaacaaatttttgattataCCAGAAATGGAGTGGTCAAGATTCTCAGATATATTAGCAatatttcatcaaaatatACATTTGATCAAAGTATTGCACTCTCTttagaaattattagagcaatttctctttttgTCAAGTAA
- a CDS encoding Rab geranylgeranyltransferase, alpha subunit: MHGRVKSEQKELTEEEKQYIARAKRLFDECIELINQDQKESTFSVKTLELTEKILKINTEVATMWNFRKSYIISEQSNTQLIDNILNNELILTESLFKNDPKSYNLWSNRAWLLEFIVNLKDADKILLKVEEDYLKNISNFDNLNYIQPFKESLAKYSNIRLKLLINELELCNRLFEVDDRNFHCWRHRSFVLCCLRYISVIISWNTFLEEMQLQELEFLNRMTETNFSNYSAWHHRTLLAFGHQFNSIKDFNREAEFVHTAIYTEPNDQSIWQYYFWLMGDFLPKILFKNEQFKVTPSFHIKDLQVEFPENKDDQIVIHIKFSLPCLINSSTSSLSIESDDGSTITFEKGTWEPIYEDYASIYGFFNSKLNSDFDNKRKKRTATWSYSLSLKENSQDEIRSITNLLSNSPSIFLIISAAHSDTTYTNTPSWNLNDPEYKNETFSSLRISPKLILDEYKFYSFNTRTNDNIVTCKYYFQSESSKSQLREWIGILQSEFDLLKSIQELEPECKYPIIALKYVNDIYHLCSPPDIAENEKMKVDPEMIKLLPTIDPLRKLYYSEKFNIA; the protein is encoded by the coding sequence ATGCATGGCAGAGTGAAGAGCGAGCAGAAGGAACTTACTGAGGAGGAAAAGCAGTACATAGCAAGAGCAAAGCGGCTTTTTGATGAATGCATAGAGTTAATTAATCAAGATCAAAAAGAGTCAACCTTTTCAGTAAAAACTTTGGAATTAACTGaaaagattttgaagattaATACAGAAGTAGCAACTATGTGGAATTTCAGGAAAAGCTACATTATTTCTGAGCAAAGCAATACACAActtattgataatatattaaacaatgaattaatattgacaGAAAGTCTGTTCAAAAATGACCCAAAATCTTACAATCTTTGGTCAAATAGAGCCTGGTTACTTGAGTTTATTGTGAATCTTAAGGATGCTGACAAAATTCTACTTAAGGTTGAAGaagattatttgaagaatatttcaaattttgataacTTAAATTATATACAACCATTTAAAGAGTCCTTAGCTAAGTACAGCAATATAAGATTAAAGTTATTGATAAATGAATTAGAGCTTTGCAATAGGTTATTTGAAGTAGATGATCGCAATTTCCATTGTTGGAGACATCGATCATTTGTTCTTTGTTGTTTAAGATATATTTCTGTTATTATATCATGGAACACCTTTCTAGAAGAAATGCAACTACAAGAACTAGAATTCCTTAATAGAATGACAGAAAccaatttttcaaattattctGCTTGGCATCATAGGACTTTACTTGCGTTTGGACACCAATTTAACAGCATAAAAGACTTTAATAGAGAAGCAGAGTTTGTGCATACAGCAATTTATACTGAACCAAATGATCAGAGTATTTGGCAATACTATTTTTGGCTAATGGGTGACTTTCTTCCTAAGATACTCTTTAAAAATGAACAATTTAAAGTAACTCCATCATTTCATATCAAAGATTTACAGGTTGAATTTCCTGAAAACAAAGATGATCAAATAGTAATTCacattaaattttcattacCTTGTTTGATTAATAGTTCTACATCAAGCCTATCAATAGAATCTGATGATGGTTCCACAATCACTTTTGAAAAAGGTACCTGGGAACCAATTTATGAGGACTATGCAAGCATCTATGGCTTTTTTAACTCCAAACTAAACTCTGATTTTGACAATAAACGTAAAAAACGAACTGCAACTTGGAGTTATTCTTTATCtctaaaagaaaattcCCAAGATGAAATTAGATCCATCACTAATTTACTAAGTAATTCCCCATCcatttttctaataatatctGCTGCACATTCTGATACAACATATACAAACACTCCATCTTGGAACTTAAATGACCCagaatataaaaatgaaacGTTTTCATCACTCAGAATTAGtccaaaattaattttggatGAATACAAATTCTACAGTTTTAATACACGTACAAATGACAATATAGTTActtgtaaatattattttcagtCAGAATCTTCCAAATCTCAACTTAGAGAATGGATTGGAATTCTTCAAAGTGAATTTGACCTTTTAAAGAGCATACAAGAATTAGAGCCTGAATGTAAATATCCTATAATAGCACTTAAGTATGTAAATGACATCTATCATCTATGCTCTCCGCCAGATATTGCGGAGaatgaaaaaatgaaaGTGGATCCAGAAATGATAAAACTGCTACCAACTATAGATCCTCTAAGAAAATTATACTATAGTGAAAAGTTCAATATTGCATAA
- a CDS encoding 60S ribosomal protein L24: KSTENMRIEKCWYCSSNIYPGHGVTFVRNDAKIFRFCRSKCHRHFKMKHNPRKSKWTKAYRKTRGKEMIMDTTFEFEKKRNCPIRYDRELYIKTIKAMKLVEKIKESRKERFYKTRLMKQQQTQRTLVDKETERNATLLKGPEIPLAQTTTMSDISRQKALKKSEKKMNKIVEKRKSFIDKFSGNTDVSMMDMEDDQEEIVL; encoded by the coding sequence AAGAGCACAGAAAATATGCGTATTGAGAAGTGTTGGTACTGTTCAAGTAATATATATCCAGGTCACGGTGTAACTTTTGTAAGAAATGATGCCAAAATTTTCAGGTTTTGCAGAAGTAAATGCCATAGACATTTTAAGATGAAGCATAACCCAAGAAAGTCCAAATGGACCAAGGCATATAGAAAGACTCGTGGAAAAGAAATGATTATGGATACtacatttgaatttgaaaagaagaggaaTTGCCCAATAAGATATGACAGAGAGCTATATATTAAGACAATCAAGGCAATGAAATTGGTGGAAAAGATTAAGGAATCAAGAAAGGAGAGATTCTACAAGACTAGATTAATGAAGCAGCAGCAGACACAGAGGACTTTAGTTGATAAGGAAACTGAGAGAAATGCTACATTACTAAAGGGACCTGAAATTCCTTTAGCACAAACAACAACAATGAGTGATATTTCTCGCCAGAAAGCTCTTAAAAAGAGCgagaagaaaatgaataagATCGTTGAAAAGAGAAAATCATTTATAGATAAATTTAGTGGTAACACAGATGTTAGCATGATGGATATGGAAGACGATCAGGAGGAAATTGTCTTATAA
- a CDS encoding Cwf5-like with 2 ZnR domains (CCCH and RRM domains missing), whose amino-acid sequence MSHGLSYEDCNFPIVCDRCLGESKFLRMTKSNQERSCKICNRPCTMFRWKLHNSKKYNQTTICYSCGKIKNVCQSCVSDLNFGLSLYARDDYIKSKKEQGDETALQIMNIPDSVDNRDHFMENKLNGNDETFIKRIDENQKKRKEILKKILAKDDKIEAKEVTNYSKNTTECGSSSKTTIKSISKN is encoded by the coding sequence ATGTCTCACGGTTTAAGTTATGAGGACTGCAATTTCCCCATTGTATGCGACAGATGCTTGGGTGAAAGCAAGTTTCTCAGAATGACAAAATCAAACCAAGAAAGATCTTGCAAGATTTGCAATCGACCATGCACAATGTTTCGCTGGAAGCTTCACAATTCCAAAAAATACAATCAAACCACAATATGTTATTCTTGTGGTAAAATCAAGAATGTATGCCAATCATGCGTAAGTGATTTAAACTTTGGATTATCATTATATGCCAGAGATGACTATATAAAGAGTAAAAAAGAACAAGGAGATGAAACTGCTCTTCAAATTATGAATATTCCGGATAGCGTAGATAACAGGGATCATTTCATGGAGAATAAATTGAATGGAAATGATGAAACCTTTATTAAGAGAATTGATGAAAACCAGAAAAAGAGAaaggaaatattaaaaaagattttgGCAAAGGATGACAAAATTGAAGCAAAAGAAGTGACCAATTATAGTAAGAATACCACAGAATGTGGCTCTAGTTCTAAAACTACAATCAAAAGTATTTCGAAAAATTGA